In the Chryseobacterium sp. MYb264 genome, one interval contains:
- a CDS encoding S24 family peptidase, which translates to MNYLEFKEIRKKLNMKQADIAKSIGVGTRAVQYWEKGERKIPETTAYFVTNLLHEHENKINDSASPVVFSDLKIMNVPLANQYAQAGYLHNFADEEYIESLPTIPFTDDVEHRGEYMCFEVKGDSMDDGSYESYLEGDIILCRNIRQDYWLSRLHYDKWDFVIVHKEKGILVKRIINHDVEKGIITLHSLNEYYDDFEIHLQDVAKLFNIISTRRKNNRR; encoded by the coding sequence ATGAACTATTTAGAATTCAAAGAAATCCGAAAGAAGCTAAACATGAAGCAGGCTGATATCGCAAAATCTATAGGAGTCGGCACCCGGGCTGTACAATATTGGGAAAAAGGCGAACGAAAAATTCCGGAAACCACAGCTTATTTTGTAACCAATCTTTTGCATGAACATGAAAACAAAATCAATGACAGCGCGTCACCTGTAGTTTTTTCCGACCTGAAGATCATGAACGTTCCGCTGGCCAACCAGTATGCACAAGCCGGCTATCTGCATAATTTCGCAGATGAGGAATATATAGAAAGCCTGCCCACCATTCCTTTTACCGATGATGTAGAGCACCGCGGTGAATATATGTGTTTTGAGGTGAAAGGTGACAGCATGGATGACGGATCCTACGAAAGCTATCTGGAAGGTGACATTATATTATGCCGGAATATCAGACAGGACTACTGGCTGAGCAGGCTGCATTATGATAAATGGGATTTTGTGATCGTACACAAGGAGAAAGGAATTCTGGTAAAAAGAATCATCAACCATGATGTGGAAAAAGGCATCATCACCCTTCATTCTCTCAATGAATATTATGATGATTTCGAAATCCACCTTCAGGATGTTGCCAAGCTTTTTAATATTATAAGCACCAGACGTAAGAATAACAGAAGATAA